In a single window of the Niabella ginsenosidivorans genome:
- a CDS encoding oxygen-independent coproporphyrinogen III oxidase — protein sequence MLELPGYVEIGMDHPPLPEDSLNRALQNGTLHRNFMGYSSSFTQVMIGLGVSSISDAWYAFAQNEKSVEIYTQKVMQEQELPVVKGHLLNTEDLAVRQHILNIMCRMNSTWSNNGMQLPEIKAIRRRLQEMQRDGLLILHEDGLTVTEKGRPFVRNIAMAFDLRLLRNQPDTRIFSMTV from the coding sequence ATGCTGGAGCTGCCGGGTTATGTGGAAATAGGCATGGATCATCCTCCTTTGCCGGAGGACAGCCTCAATAGGGCATTACAGAACGGAACACTGCACCGGAACTTTATGGGATACTCATCTTCGTTCACACAGGTAATGATTGGCCTGGGGGTTTCTTCAATCAGCGACGCATGGTACGCATTTGCACAGAACGAAAAATCTGTAGAGATCTATACGCAAAAAGTTATGCAGGAGCAGGAGCTTCCTGTGGTAAAAGGCCATTTACTGAACACTGAAGACCTGGCAGTCCGGCAGCATATTTTAAATATTATGTGTCGTATGAATAGCACCTGGAGCAACAACGGAATGCAGCTGCCGGAAATAAAGGCGATCCGCAGGCGGCTGCAGGAAATGCAGCGGGACGGATTATTGATATTGCATGAAGACGGGTTGACAGTAACTGAAAAGGGGCGGCCTTTTGTACGCAATATTGCAATGGCTTTTGATTTAAGGCTTTTACGGAACCAGCCGGATACCCGTATTTTTTCGATGACAGTGTGA
- the hemB gene encoding porphobilinogen synthase, translating to MILQRRNRIIRRSAAIRAMVAETRLHPDDFILPVFITEGKDVVEAISSMPGYFRRSVNKTIEEVKELWSMGIKSVLLFIKCNDSLKDNTGRESWNPAGLMQQSIKAIKDAVPEMIVMTDVALDPYSEYGHDGIVDVQSGYILNDETVEALTKMSLSHAAAGADFIAPSDMMDGRIGVFRKALEENNYPNVGIMSYSAKYASCFYGPFRDALDSAPGFGDKKTYQMNYANRLEAINETLQDVEEGADIVMVKPAMAYLDIIREVRNAVTVPVSAYHVSGEYAMIKAAAERGWLDEDKAIIESLTAIKRAGADLIATYFAKDAVRLLQAS from the coding sequence ATGATCTTACAAAGACGAAACAGAATAATACGAAGATCCGCAGCTATAAGAGCGATGGTAGCTGAAACCCGGTTGCACCCGGATGATTTTATTTTGCCTGTTTTTATTACAGAGGGCAAAGATGTAGTGGAAGCCATCAGCTCTATGCCCGGGTATTTCCGCCGGTCAGTGAATAAAACCATCGAAGAGGTAAAAGAGCTGTGGAGCATGGGCATTAAAAGTGTTCTGCTGTTTATCAAATGCAATGATTCATTAAAGGATAATACCGGCAGGGAAAGCTGGAACCCCGCTGGCCTGATGCAGCAATCCATAAAAGCCATTAAGGATGCTGTCCCTGAGATGATTGTAATGACAGATGTGGCGCTCGATCCCTATTCAGAATATGGCCATGACGGGATTGTAGATGTGCAAAGCGGTTATATTTTAAACGATGAAACGGTAGAGGCGCTCACAAAAATGAGCCTTTCACATGCCGCTGCCGGTGCCGATTTTATTGCACCGAGTGATATGATGGACGGCCGTATTGGTGTATTCAGAAAGGCTTTGGAAGAAAATAATTACCCGAATGTGGGAATTATGAGCTATTCCGCAAAATATGCCAGCTGTTTCTATGGCCCTTTCCGCGATGCATTGGACAGTGCCCCCGGTTTTGGCGATAAGAAGACCTACCAGATGAATTATGCCAACCGGCTTGAAGCAATAAATGAAACATTGCAGGATGTGGAGGAAGGTGCAGATATCGTAATGGTAAAGCCTGCCATGGCTTACCTTGATATCATCCGGGAAGTAAGGAATGCCGTAACGGTACCGGTAAGTGCCTATCATGTAAGCGGGGAATATGCAATGATAAAAGCCGCAGCAGAGCGGGGCTGGTTGGATGAGGATAAAGCCATTATAGAAAGCCTTACTGCTATTAAGCGGGCAGGTGCCGACCTGATAGCGACCTATTTTGCAAAGGATGCTGTACGGTTATTACAGGCATCATGA
- a CDS encoding STM3941 family protein, producing the protein MQPVFIPVSKRKSLRNLAGAILLVVLGVLFIIKPYLFIKSDDPAVIRIIGYICVAFFGICAIAIGRMLANKKDGIWISHEGVNDQSSGIAAGKILWKDVKSIRVESVPGQRFILLEVYNPEEYIRQQHNPLKKQAMGMNYQLYKTPVCITANFITIEFEKLLELLQAGFHQAERE; encoded by the coding sequence ATGCAGCCGGTCTTCATTCCTGTCAGCAAAAGAAAATCCCTGCGCAACCTGGCAGGCGCCATCCTGCTTGTTGTGCTGGGGGTGCTTTTTATCATAAAGCCTTACCTTTTTATAAAAAGCGACGACCCTGCCGTAATCAGGATCATTGGATATATATGTGTTGCCTTCTTTGGTATCTGCGCTATAGCCATAGGAAGAATGCTGGCCAATAAAAAAGACGGAATATGGATCAGCCATGAGGGGGTCAATGATCAGTCCAGCGGTATAGCCGCAGGTAAGATTCTCTGGAAAGATGTTAAAAGCATCCGTGTTGAATCAGTGCCGGGTCAGCGATTTATTCTGTTAGAGGTTTACAATCCTGAAGAATATATCCGGCAGCAGCACAACCCGCTGAAAAAACAGGCGATGGGCATGAACTATCAGCTTTATAAGACGCCTGTATGCATCACTGCAAACTTTATCACTATAGAGTTTGAAAAGTTGCTGGAGCTGTTGCAGGCAGGCTTCCATCAGGCTGAAAGGGAATAG
- a CDS encoding coproporphyrinogen-III oxidase family protein: MIKHFSESNATQGISVYIHLPFCESLCTFCACHKRITKRHDVELPYIQAVLKEWELYRRLLAELPVIRELHLGGGTPTFFSPQHLQLLLEDIFATARVVPDAESSFEGHPNSTTQEHLEVLYNLGFRRVSFGLQDYDPKVQKAIHRLQPFERVAAATDQARSAGYKSVSHDLVFGLPFQTWESMQQTIAQTIQLKPDRIAFYSYAHVPWIKGVGQRGVKDEDLPAPALKRQLYEEGKKCWSCRVMWK, encoded by the coding sequence TTGATAAAGCATTTCAGCGAAAGTAATGCCACCCAGGGTATTAGTGTGTACATTCATTTACCGTTTTGTGAAAGCCTTTGTACATTTTGTGCCTGCCATAAGCGCATTACCAAACGGCATGATGTGGAGCTGCCTTATATTCAGGCGGTATTAAAGGAATGGGAACTGTACAGGCGGCTGCTTGCGGAATTGCCGGTAATCAGGGAATTACATTTAGGTGGGGGAACGCCCACTTTTTTTAGTCCGCAGCATTTACAACTGCTGTTAGAGGACATTTTCGCAACTGCCCGCGTTGTCCCCGATGCTGAATCTAGTTTTGAAGGGCATCCCAATAGTACCACACAGGAGCACCTGGAGGTATTGTACAACCTGGGTTTTCGCAGGGTAAGTTTTGGTTTGCAGGACTATGATCCCAAAGTGCAAAAGGCCATTCATCGGCTTCAGCCGTTTGAGCGGGTAGCCGCGGCAACAGATCAGGCGCGTAGCGCAGGATATAAGAGCGTAAGTCATGACCTGGTATTTGGTCTTCCTTTTCAGACCTGGGAGTCGATGCAGCAGACCATTGCTCAAACCATTCAGCTCAAACCGGATCGCATTGCTTTTTATTCTTATGCCCATGTGCCCTGGATAAAGGGCGTGGGGCAGCGGGGGGTTAAAGATGAAGATCTGCCGGCGCCGGCGCTGAAACGGCAACTTTATGAAGAAGGAAAAAAATGCTGGAGCTGCCGGGTTATGTGGAAATAG